A section of the Serratia liquefaciens ATCC 27592 genome encodes:
- a CDS encoding LuxR C-terminal-related transcriptional regulator, with product MKNISFREDILFFEPNPWVRKGLRALIGTEPIHYQFVHSIRAVEAGLKENEKQILIMELYNESESLYDVLHFILTIKDIWPKTPLIIFTEVTNASILTILAAQTHLSLVAKDDPLVCLYQAIDAVGTGVSYRSPAIQKALISAVEPLSRSEWQILAMMIAGANPRHIASITHRSCKTVSSHKLNIMRKLRLNQAGFMRLILAFRTQHPA from the coding sequence ATGAAAAATATCTCTTTCAGGGAGGACATTCTCTTTTTCGAACCCAACCCCTGGGTGAGAAAAGGATTACGGGCACTTATTGGAACCGAACCCATACACTACCAATTTGTGCACAGCATCAGGGCAGTGGAGGCAGGGTTAAAGGAGAATGAGAAACAAATCCTCATAATGGAGCTGTATAATGAAAGTGAGAGTTTGTATGATGTATTACATTTCATCCTGACGATAAAGGATATTTGGCCCAAGACGCCACTGATCATATTTACTGAAGTGACCAATGCCAGCATATTGACCATTCTGGCTGCTCAAACGCATTTATCCCTGGTGGCCAAAGACGATCCATTGGTTTGCCTGTATCAGGCCATTGACGCTGTCGGCACGGGGGTAAGTTACCGTAGTCCGGCGATTCAGAAAGCGTTGATATCCGCGGTAGAACCCTTGTCCCGTAGCGAATGGCAAATATTGGCGATGATGATCGCCGGCGCCAATCCGCGACATATCGCCAGTATTACCCATCGCAGTTGTAAAACGGTCAGTAGCCATAAGCTGAATATCATGCGTAAGCTGAGGCTTAATCAAGCAGGGTTTATGCGCCTGATTTTGGCATTCAGGACTCAACACCCGGCCTAA
- the ecpA gene encoding common pilus major fimbrillin subunit EcpA, with product MKKITLALAIISAFAAVSTAQAADVTAQALATWSATAKKDTTSKLVVTPIGSLSFNYAEGIKGFNSQKGLFDVTVEGDATATAFKLTSKLVSNTLTQLDTSGSTLNVGVNYNGAAVEKTAETTMIDTSAGILGGNLSALSNAYNQAVRTSAQDQFTFTIIGATSDGTTAVTDFSTLPEGIWSGDVSVEFNATWTA from the coding sequence ATGAAGAAAATTACACTGGCTCTGGCAATCATTTCCGCCTTCGCTGCGGTCAGCACTGCTCAAGCCGCCGACGTTACCGCTCAGGCGCTGGCTACCTGGTCTGCTACCGCGAAGAAAGACACCACCAGCAAACTGGTTGTTACCCCAATCGGCAGCCTGTCTTTCAACTATGCGGAAGGCATCAAGGGTTTCAACAGCCAGAAAGGTCTGTTTGACGTGACCGTAGAAGGGGATGCCACTGCAACTGCCTTCAAACTGACTTCTAAACTGGTTTCAAACACCCTGACTCAGCTGGATACCTCTGGCTCAACCCTGAATGTCGGCGTGAACTACAACGGCGCAGCGGTAGAGAAAACGGCGGAAACCACCATGATCGACACCTCTGCCGGCATTTTGGGTGGCAACCTGAGCGCGTTATCCAACGCTTACAATCAGGCTGTCCGCACCAGCGCACAAGATCAGTTCACTTTCACCATTATTGGCGCCACCTCTGACGGCACCACTGCGGTCACCGACTTCAGCACCCTGCCGGAAGGTATCTGGAGCGGTGATGTGAGCGTGGAATTCAACGCCACCTGGACTGCGTAA
- a CDS encoding EcpB family pilus assembly chaperone: MKRLSLAACLLLSLSQPVFALDVGEISSFMHSDSARLSKEIKNTTDSGRLVNIKIERISSPLESGTVLPMGSKDEMLLSPASLILPANASDVIRFYYKGPSDNQERYYRIVWFDQALSDVGKNSAKRNAVATTSARIGTILVVAPRQDQFDYQFADGQIKNTGNATFKVVAYGNCRDKKEGNDCKENYFVMPGKARAFSKVDVSDKKGRVALWHGDQFIPVK; the protein is encoded by the coding sequence ATGAAACGACTCTCTCTCGCCGCCTGCCTGTTGCTATCGCTGTCTCAACCTGTTTTCGCGCTCGACGTCGGTGAGATCAGCTCGTTCATGCACAGCGATAGCGCGCGTCTGAGTAAAGAAATCAAGAACACCACCGACAGCGGTCGTCTGGTGAATATCAAGATCGAGCGAATTTCCAGCCCGCTGGAGTCCGGCACGGTGCTCCCGATGGGCAGTAAAGATGAAATGTTGCTGTCGCCGGCCAGCCTGATATTACCGGCCAATGCCAGCGACGTGATCCGTTTCTATTACAAAGGCCCCAGCGACAACCAGGAACGGTATTACCGCATTGTCTGGTTCGATCAGGCGTTGAGCGATGTGGGGAAAAACTCGGCTAAACGCAACGCGGTTGCCACCACATCGGCACGTATCGGCACTATTTTGGTGGTGGCGCCACGGCAGGACCAATTCGACTATCAGTTTGCCGACGGCCAGATCAAAAACACCGGCAACGCCACCTTTAAGGTGGTGGCCTACGGTAATTGCCGCGACAAGAAAGAGGGGAATGACTGCAAGGAAAACTATTTCGTCATGCCGGGCAAGGCTCGAGCTTTCAGCAAGGTGGACGTCAGCGACAAGAAGGGTCGCGTTGCGCTGTGGCATGGCGACCAGTTTATCCCGGTGAAATAA
- a CDS encoding CS1-pili formation C-terminal domain-containing protein → MDDVLLKTLLAAGALVLPAVLLPGQTTMAAGLTQIDGVLIPQTFSLALREGMSIPLLLHFEKNSGVKDDRRIGHAFLYLENDQLKIRQITLEEGDEGTPLTAETIKQLQALQETAFDRQQRIALTPDAWLALDFRQLNLQLVVKASAMGTLLRARSSDIGASSVNAVSSTLDYNLGIYDNRTRASEGNTSSYLSLNSVTALREHHVEVNGSIYGIGSGDENATLYKAMYERDFAGRRFAAGMLDSWNLQSLGPVTTINSSKIYGLSYGNRANSTVFDNSQSLTPIVAFFPSAGEVHLSREGRLLSVQNFAMGNHEVDTGNLPYGIYDVEVEVVVNGKVVDKRMQRVNKLFSPNRGANAPLAWQFWGGMIRMDDWRGDNQRQRPAKDSYLLGASATGNVNRLNWALSGYSFDSNAVGESRISVPLTESIQFNLQNMAASDSSWSMVNSVSAALPGGFSSLWINQEKTSIGDKLLQNDAYNRAIGGTMNFGALWSPLGSLSLSYNDDKKNNSHYYNADYYQNVFTGRFGTLGVRAGIQRYNNGGYSANTGKYIALDFSLPMGNWLSAGVSNQNGYTTANLAARKDIQNGPIRTLGANLSRAISGDTNGDNSLNGGAYARFDTKYSAGTVNVSSSADGYVNSSLSASGSVGWQGRDIAVSGRSEGNAGIIFNTGIENDGMLTARVDGRTVKLTGNKNYVPLSPYGQYEVELMNNKNSAESFDIVTKRKSKLTLYPGNVAVITPEIKQMVTVFGRIKAEDGTLLANAYIKNHIGRTRTDDKGEFIMDVDKKFPVIDFTHSGNQSCEVDLDLSKAQGAVWVGDVVCTGLKTYAGNNMQAGETINEG, encoded by the coding sequence CTGGATGATGTGTTGTTGAAAACCCTGCTTGCCGCCGGCGCGCTTGTGCTTCCTGCCGTGCTGTTGCCGGGTCAGACGACGATGGCTGCCGGACTGACCCAGATTGATGGCGTCTTGATCCCCCAGACCTTCAGCCTGGCGTTGCGCGAAGGCATGAGCATCCCCCTGCTATTGCACTTTGAAAAAAACAGCGGTGTAAAAGACGACCGCCGTATTGGCCATGCCTTTTTGTACCTCGAAAACGACCAACTAAAAATTCGCCAAATTACCCTGGAAGAGGGTGACGAGGGGACACCGCTGACTGCGGAAACCATCAAACAGCTGCAGGCACTGCAGGAGACCGCATTTGATCGGCAGCAGCGTATTGCGCTGACGCCCGACGCCTGGCTGGCGCTGGATTTCCGCCAGCTCAATTTACAGCTGGTGGTGAAAGCGTCCGCGATGGGAACCCTGCTCCGCGCGCGCTCCAGCGACATTGGCGCGTCGAGCGTCAATGCCGTCAGCAGCACGCTGGACTATAACCTTGGTATTTACGATAACCGCACCCGTGCCAGCGAGGGCAACACTTCCAGTTACCTGTCACTCAACAGCGTTACCGCTTTGCGCGAGCACCACGTGGAAGTGAACGGTTCGATTTACGGCATCGGCAGCGGCGACGAAAACGCTACGCTGTATAAGGCGATGTACGAGCGCGATTTTGCCGGCCGCCGCTTTGCCGCCGGCATGCTCGACAGCTGGAACCTGCAGTCGCTGGGGCCGGTCACCACCATCAACTCCAGCAAGATCTACGGCCTGTCCTACGGTAACCGTGCCAACTCTACCGTTTTTGATAACAGCCAGTCGCTGACGCCGATCGTGGCATTTTTTCCATCGGCGGGGGAAGTGCACTTGTCGCGTGAAGGGCGGCTGCTCAGCGTACAAAATTTTGCCATGGGTAACCATGAAGTGGATACCGGTAACTTGCCTTACGGCATTTATGACGTCGAAGTCGAAGTGGTGGTCAACGGCAAGGTGGTAGATAAGCGCATGCAGCGGGTGAACAAACTGTTCAGCCCCAATCGTGGTGCCAATGCGCCGCTGGCCTGGCAGTTTTGGGGCGGAATGATCCGTATGGACGACTGGCGCGGCGATAACCAACGTCAGCGACCGGCGAAAGATTCTTATCTGCTGGGTGCCTCTGCTACCGGCAACGTAAACAGGCTCAACTGGGCGCTGTCCGGCTATTCGTTTGACAGCAATGCGGTCGGTGAAAGCCGCATCAGCGTACCGCTCACCGAGTCGATTCAGTTCAACCTGCAGAACATGGCGGCCTCCGACAGCTCATGGAGCATGGTTAACAGCGTCAGCGCAGCACTGCCTGGCGGTTTCAGCAGTTTGTGGATCAATCAGGAAAAAACCTCGATTGGCGACAAACTGCTGCAAAACGATGCATATAACCGTGCCATTGGCGGCACGATGAATTTTGGTGCGCTATGGTCGCCGTTGGGCAGTCTGAGTCTCAGCTACAACGACGATAAGAAGAACAACAGTCATTACTACAACGCCGATTATTATCAAAATGTGTTTACCGGCCGCTTTGGTACGCTGGGCGTACGTGCCGGCATACAGCGCTATAACAACGGTGGCTACAGCGCAAATACCGGTAAATATATTGCGCTGGACTTCTCTTTGCCGATGGGCAATTGGCTCAGCGCCGGAGTTTCCAATCAAAACGGCTATACCACGGCTAACCTGGCGGCGCGCAAGGATATTCAAAACGGGCCGATCCGCACCCTCGGCGCCAACCTGTCGCGGGCGATATCCGGCGACACCAACGGCGATAACAGCCTTAACGGTGGTGCATACGCGCGCTTTGATACCAAATATTCCGCCGGTACGGTCAACGTCAGCAGCTCCGCCGACGGTTACGTCAACTCGAGCCTGTCCGCCAGCGGCAGCGTGGGTTGGCAGGGGCGTGATATTGCGGTCAGCGGCCGAAGCGAAGGGAATGCGGGCATCATCTTTAATACCGGTATTGAAAACGACGGCATGCTGACCGCCCGGGTCGACGGACGGACGGTCAAGCTGACCGGCAATAAAAACTATGTGCCGTTGTCGCCGTACGGTCAGTACGAAGTGGAGTTGATGAACAATAAAAACTCGGCGGAAAGCTTCGATATCGTCACCAAACGCAAGAGCAAGCTGACGCTGTATCCGGGTAACGTGGCGGTGATCACGCCAGAAATCAAACAGATGGTGACGGTGTTCGGTCGCATCAAGGCTGAAGACGGCACGCTGTTGGCCAATGCCTATATCAAAAACCATATCGGGCGCACCCGCACCGATGACAAAGGCGAATTCATTATGGACGTCGATAAGAAATTCCCGGTTATCGACTTTACGCATAGCGGTAACCAGAGCTGCGAAGTGGATCTGGATCTGAGTAAGGCTCAGGGCGCCGTGTGGGTCGGTGACGTGGTTTGTACCGGGCTGAAAACCTATGCCGGCAACAATATGCAGGCAGGAGAAACGATCAATGAAGGCTAA
- the ecpD gene encoding fimbrial adhesin EcpD, protein MKAKIALLLMLWVALPLRAAVTVTNWPNAATVKFVFVENNADDNFFVTPSGVLDPRMTGANKWTGLKYGGSGTIYQQSLGYVDNGYNTGLSANNRFDMWLENAPIKNPFLGLRCINWYAGCNMDTSLILPQSTDEKGFYGAVVTPGGAKWMHGMMSPSFYQYLQQMAPGDAFSMQINSCQTSATYDAGAGGRCQNQASGNWYKRTVTHSKAAHLRFINTNAVSEVFVNSDGVPIIGEGNADCKNQTIGARAGIMCKMVSYDLQTDGSVSNTSIHVFPAINHAALSSAVNAADLQFSLNGNTWKNTSGTGSYYTFNELKSSNAIYVFFASNFFKQMVKLGISDSGTRDLINFRFQNTTSPESGWYEFSTSNQLIIKPRDFSISIISDDYDNTPHREGYVGPGEPPLEFTYIVTTSGKTAADEVRVMASGPTQALSGRSYCIFSSADNSTKVPFPATLSITTSTNGQQDYDAGCDGQWHDMTNALWSSTPWNDISGEVGVLNKTRVKFSIPMNNPISLRTIEGNGWYGDVSAAGEIHVEATWRNIN, encoded by the coding sequence ATGAAGGCTAAAATTGCGCTGCTGCTTATGCTGTGGGTGGCCCTGCCGTTGCGTGCGGCGGTTACCGTTACCAACTGGCCAAACGCCGCGACGGTGAAGTTCGTGTTCGTTGAAAACAACGCCGACGACAACTTTTTCGTTACGCCGTCCGGGGTGCTGGATCCGCGCATGACCGGTGCGAATAAATGGACCGGCCTGAAATACGGCGGCTCCGGCACCATTTATCAGCAGAGCCTGGGCTATGTGGACAATGGTTATAACACCGGCCTGTCAGCGAACAACCGCTTTGACATGTGGCTGGAAAATGCCCCGATAAAAAATCCGTTCCTCGGCCTGCGCTGCATTAACTGGTATGCGGGCTGTAATATGGACACCAGCCTGATCCTGCCGCAAAGCACCGATGAAAAAGGGTTTTATGGTGCGGTGGTGACGCCAGGCGGCGCAAAATGGATGCACGGCATGATGTCGCCGAGTTTCTACCAATATTTGCAGCAGATGGCCCCCGGCGATGCATTCAGCATGCAGATTAATAGCTGCCAGACCTCGGCCACTTATGATGCCGGCGCTGGGGGACGGTGCCAGAACCAGGCCAGCGGTAATTGGTATAAACGCACCGTGACCCACAGCAAGGCCGCGCATCTGCGCTTTATCAACACCAACGCGGTATCGGAAGTGTTTGTTAACAGCGACGGCGTGCCGATCATCGGTGAGGGGAATGCCGACTGTAAAAACCAGACTATCGGTGCGCGCGCCGGCATCATGTGCAAAATGGTCAGCTACGATCTGCAGACCGATGGAAGCGTCAGCAATACCTCGATTCACGTGTTCCCGGCCATTAACCATGCGGCGCTGTCCTCGGCGGTTAACGCCGCCGACCTGCAGTTCAGTCTGAACGGCAACACCTGGAAAAACACTTCCGGTACCGGCAGCTATTACACCTTTAACGAGCTGAAAAGCAGCAATGCCATCTACGTCTTTTTCGCCAGCAACTTCTTTAAGCAGATGGTGAAGCTGGGGATCTCCGACAGTGGCACTCGCGACCTGATTAACTTCCGCTTCCAGAACACCACGTCGCCGGAGTCCGGCTGGTATGAGTTTTCCACCTCAAACCAGCTGATTATTAAACCACGCGATTTCAGCATTAGCATTATTTCTGACGACTATGACAATACCCCTCATCGTGAAGGTTACGTTGGACCGGGTGAGCCACCGCTGGAGTTTACTTATATTGTTACCACCAGCGGTAAAACCGCTGCCGATGAGGTGAGAGTCATGGCCAGCGGCCCGACACAGGCCCTCAGCGGTAGAAGCTACTGCATTTTTTCCTCGGCGGATAACAGCACCAAAGTACCGTTCCCGGCGACGCTGAGCATCACTACCAGCACCAACGGGCAGCAGGATTATGACGCCGGCTGCGATGGGCAGTGGCATGACATGACGAATGCGTTATGGAGCAGTACGCCGTGGAATGACATTTCCGGCGAGGTAGGGGTGTTAAACAAAACGCGAGTGAAATTCAGTATCCCGATGAATAACCCGATTTCACTGAGGACGATTGAAGGTAATGGTTGGTACGGCGACGTTAGCGCCGCCGGTGAGATCCATGTTGAAGCCACCTGGCGCAACATTAACTAG